One window of Cohnella hashimotonis genomic DNA carries:
- a CDS encoding ATP-binding protein, with protein sequence MEIGAAFFMSITILITFTFLFNLIYKYLFQHTSGPIKQTVMVIGFIALGWLAMKFGVRYNGSAIFDLRNVPIIFATLVFRDPRPILAIGFGIALARFGINGMSASAFTAFCNISTLGIAGAGLVSLYKRRPALGYPRKAAISLLAINTLQVAGILVYGAVDRVNYASHVMPYSLPATILLGTFFLFIIRDFFLDQQRAVQLKETNEALEKRTLQLLDSQKMLEEKAELILQASKYKSEFMANMSHELKTPLNSIILLSQMIAENEEGGRTEDNRRYAHIIQASGEQLLHMINDILDLSKVEAGKMDIVLDILSLTDTVELLHRQMKPLAEAKSLDLRLHIDEDVPQTLLSDGLRLGQILRNLLVNAIKFTDAGYAALLVSTERQLNEEGRGYVVFTVKDTGVGIDKSKQELIFEAFRQEDGSINRRFGGTGLGLSISLQLATLLGGTLSLRSAKGEGSEFSLRLPIVSAIETPVSQRQTAAAFD encoded by the coding sequence ATGGAGATCGGCGCGGCTTTTTTTATGAGCATCACCATCCTGATCACGTTTACGTTTTTATTTAACCTCATTTATAAATATTTGTTTCAACATACGTCCGGTCCGATCAAGCAGACTGTCATGGTGATCGGCTTTATCGCGCTCGGATGGCTTGCCATGAAGTTCGGCGTCCGTTATAACGGGTCTGCGATATTCGACCTGCGCAACGTGCCGATCATTTTCGCCACGCTCGTTTTTCGCGATCCGAGGCCGATTCTGGCGATCGGTTTCGGTATCGCGTTGGCGCGATTCGGCATCAACGGGATGTCGGCGTCCGCGTTTACCGCATTCTGCAACATCTCTACGCTCGGAATCGCCGGCGCGGGACTCGTCAGTCTTTATAAGCGCAGACCGGCTTTGGGGTATCCGCGTAAAGCGGCCATATCGCTGCTAGCGATCAACACCTTGCAGGTCGCAGGCATCCTTGTCTACGGAGCGGTCGATCGCGTTAATTACGCATCGCATGTGATGCCCTATTCGCTGCCGGCGACCATTTTGCTTGGGACCTTTTTCCTGTTCATTATCAGGGACTTCTTCCTCGACCAGCAGCGGGCCGTTCAACTCAAGGAAACCAACGAAGCGCTGGAAAAACGCACGCTGCAGCTGCTCGATTCGCAGAAGATGCTGGAGGAAAAGGCTGAGCTGATTCTGCAGGCCTCCAAGTACAAGTCGGAGTTCATGGCGAACATGTCGCATGAACTTAAGACGCCGCTCAACAGCATCATTTTGCTGTCGCAGATGATCGCCGAGAACGAAGAAGGGGGCCGTACCGAAGACAATCGCCGGTACGCACACATCATTCAGGCTTCAGGCGAGCAGCTGCTGCACATGATCAACGATATTTTGGATCTTTCCAAGGTCGAGGCCGGCAAAATGGATATCGTACTGGATATTCTGTCGCTAACCGACACGGTCGAGCTGCTCCATCGCCAGATGAAGCCGCTCGCCGAAGCGAAAAGTCTCGATCTTCGCCTGCATATCGATGAAGACGTGCCGCAGACGCTGCTTTCCGATGGATTGCGGTTGGGTCAAATCTTGCGGAACCTGCTCGTTAATGCCATTAAATTCACGGATGCCGGCTATGCGGCGCTTCTCGTTTCGACCGAAAGGCAGCTCAACGAAGAGGGACGGGGCTATGTCGTATTTACGGTGAAGGATACGGGCGTTGGCATCGACAAGAGTAAGCAGGAACTGATCTTCGAAGCGTTTCGCCAGGAGGACGGCTCCATCAACCGTCGGTTCGGCGGTACGGGACTCGGGCTGTCCATCAGCCTGCAGCTCGCCACGCTGCTTGGCGGGACATTGTCGCTGCGCAGCGCGAAGGGGGAAGGCAGCGAATTCTCGCTTCGGCTGCCGATCGTATCCGCGATCGAGACGCCAGTCTCGCAGAGGCAGACGGCAGCAGCGTTCGATTAA
- a CDS encoding DNA polymerase domain-containing protein: MSASDVYSIEVEGCEIKVTNPDKPMWPEAGINKALYLQKLVALAPYLLPYCKDRYMTAIRYPDGAGGKAFYQKNAPEPLPPYVRTAVRDQVRYVVADTLPTLLWMGNLAALEFHPSFEYIGGEEPAEWVLDIDPSESLRGRLMEAVSLIGEALEGMGIASVPKTSGATGVQIVIPVRKGYSFAQLRKAGGFVGKYLSEKYPKLFTIERLIKNRKDLIYVDYVQHAAGKSLSAPYTPRGRPEATVSTPLTWDEVRKGADPRAFTLQTIEARLADKGDLIGQVPKQSLEAILQFLK, translated from the coding sequence ATGAGCGCCTCGGACGTTTATTCGATCGAAGTCGAAGGCTGCGAGATCAAGGTGACGAATCCGGACAAGCCGATGTGGCCCGAAGCCGGCATCAACAAGGCTCTGTATTTGCAAAAGCTCGTCGCGCTCGCTCCTTACTTGCTGCCTTACTGCAAGGACCGTTATATGACGGCCATCCGTTACCCGGATGGAGCAGGCGGCAAAGCCTTCTACCAGAAAAATGCGCCCGAGCCACTGCCGCCCTACGTCCGAACCGCCGTGCGCGATCAGGTTCGCTATGTTGTCGCGGATACGCTGCCCACTTTGCTGTGGATGGGCAACCTCGCCGCGCTCGAATTTCATCCTTCGTTCGAGTATATAGGCGGAGAGGAGCCGGCGGAGTGGGTGCTGGACATCGATCCAAGCGAATCGCTGCGCGGCCGGCTGATGGAGGCAGTCTCGCTCATAGGCGAAGCGCTGGAAGGCATGGGTATCGCATCCGTGCCCAAAACGAGCGGCGCGACAGGCGTACAGATCGTGATCCCCGTGCGTAAGGGCTACAGCTTCGCGCAGCTTCGCAAGGCGGGCGGCTTCGTAGGCAAGTATTTGTCCGAAAAGTATCCGAAGTTGTTCACGATCGAACGGCTGATCAAAAACCGCAAAGACCTGATTTACGTGGATTATGTCCAGCATGCCGCCGGCAAGAGCCTCTCGGCCCCTTATACGCCGCGCGGACGTCCGGAAGCGACCGTATCGACGCCTTTGACTTGGGACGAGGTGAGGAAGGGCGCCGATCCGCGCGCGTTCACGCTCCAAACGATCGAAGCGAGGCTCGCCGACAAGGGCGATTTGATCGGACAAGTGCCGAAGCAGTCGCTCGAGGCCATTTTACAGTTCCTCAAATAA
- a CDS encoding RNA ligase family protein: MEPFTPMSPVAEDRSPTGSAWVHQLKWDGYRLIAEVRGDRVRLYSKRMLLQNDSYPELTAALATRPGDYILDGEAVILDPRTGRPSFQLMQQRGKLLGERLIEASARRHPVQYILFDLLAADGQDLRRLPYSERRERLIRLTQGWQSPFYVADEFDDGEALWHWVEANGWEGVVSKKKASFYKEGKEHRDWLKRKTVHHMDVDIVGIIWKEGRVSSLVMRKDDLYMGRVSSGLNDKAKAALRQLSASRSRADYWDILPEGLRGADVRWLDIPLAGRVSGREMTDAGLLRHPKLIDLEGIPL; this comes from the coding sequence ATGGAACCATTTACCCCGATGTCTCCCGTCGCGGAGGACCGAAGCCCGACGGGAAGCGCATGGGTACACCAGCTTAAATGGGACGGCTATCGCCTCATCGCGGAGGTGCGGGGCGATCGCGTCCGGTTGTATTCCAAGCGCATGCTGCTGCAAAACGATTCCTACCCCGAGCTGACCGCGGCGCTCGCGACCCGGCCGGGGGACTACATACTCGACGGAGAAGCGGTCATTTTGGATCCGCGTACCGGCAGGCCCAGCTTCCAGCTTATGCAGCAAAGAGGCAAGCTGCTGGGGGAGCGGCTTATTGAAGCTTCGGCCAGGCGCCACCCCGTTCAATATATTTTATTCGACCTGCTCGCCGCGGACGGCCAGGACCTTCGCCGCCTTCCTTACTCGGAACGCAGGGAGCGGCTGATTCGTCTGACGCAGGGATGGCAGTCGCCCTTCTACGTAGCCGACGAGTTTGACGACGGCGAAGCGTTATGGCACTGGGTCGAAGCGAACGGATGGGAAGGCGTCGTCAGCAAGAAGAAGGCTTCGTTCTATAAAGAAGGCAAGGAGCATCGGGACTGGCTCAAGCGCAAGACCGTCCACCACATGGACGTCGATATCGTGGGGATCATCTGGAAGGAAGGGCGAGTCTCCAGTCTCGTCATGCGCAAAGACGACCTCTATATGGGACGCGTGTCGTCCGGCCTTAACGACAAGGCGAAGGCGGCGCTTCGACAGCTGTCCGCGAGCCGATCCCGCGCCGATTATTGGGACATCTTGCCCGAGGGCCTTCGCGGCGCCGATGTGAGGTGGCTGGACATTCCGCTTGCGGGAAGGGTCAGCGGGAGGGAGATGACGGACGCCGGACTGCTGCGCCATCCCAAATTGATCGATCTGGAGGGGATCCCGCTATGA
- a CDS encoding Ku protein has product MQTIWKGAVSFGLVNVPVKMFTATQDNDLPMRMLHKKLNVPIQYHRTCPKCEEEVKWSDIVKGYEYEPGHFVTFDKGELEEIASETSREIRILDFVDLEEIDPIYYQKTYYLAPESNGTHAYNLLVQALLDTRKIGIANVSIRSRSSLAAIRIVDGVLSMSTMFYAEEIRSKKEIPNLPEETKADERELQMARMLIDQLSAPFEPEKYEDVYKEKLMDAIEDKVKGKEVKFAPEEKKTNVIDLMEALKASLKQAGPDKAQAGGEATEGDADKKATKKPARKRSAPKADKNEPKSKTAKSETTDSKSRTKKTGS; this is encoded by the coding sequence ATGCAAACAATATGGAAAGGCGCTGTCAGCTTCGGGCTGGTCAACGTGCCTGTCAAAATGTTCACGGCCACGCAGGACAACGATCTGCCGATGCGCATGCTGCACAAGAAGCTGAACGTGCCGATTCAATATCACAGAACGTGTCCGAAATGCGAAGAAGAGGTGAAGTGGAGCGATATCGTCAAAGGCTACGAATACGAGCCCGGCCACTTCGTTACGTTCGACAAGGGCGAGCTCGAGGAGATCGCGTCCGAGACTTCGCGCGAGATCCGCATTCTCGACTTCGTGGATCTGGAGGAGATCGACCCGATTTATTATCAGAAAACCTATTATCTGGCGCCGGAAAGCAACGGCACGCACGCTTACAATCTGCTAGTGCAAGCCTTGCTCGACACGCGCAAGATCGGCATCGCCAACGTCAGCATCCGCTCCCGCAGCAGTCTGGCGGCGATCCGCATCGTGGACGGCGTTCTGTCGATGTCGACGATGTTCTACGCCGAGGAAATCCGCAGCAAAAAGGAGATCCCGAATTTGCCCGAGGAAACGAAGGCGGACGAACGGGAGCTTCAGATGGCCCGCATGCTGATCGATCAACTAAGCGCGCCCTTTGAGCCCGAGAAGTACGAGGATGTCTACAAGGAAAAACTGATGGACGCGATCGAGGACAAGGTCAAGGGAAAAGAAGTCAAGTTCGCGCCGGAGGAGAAGAAGACCAACGTCATCGATCTGATGGAAGCGTTAAAGGCAAGCTTGAAGCAGGCGGGACCGGACAAGGCCCAGGCAGGCGGCGAAGCCACCGAAGGAGATGCGGATAAAAAAGCGACGAAAAAGCCTGCCCGCAAGCGCAGCGCGCCTAAAGCCGATAAGAATGAGCCCAAGTCGAAAACGGCAAAATCGGAGACGACGGATTCGAAGTCAAGGACGAAAAAGACAGGGAGCTAA
- a CDS encoding YheC/YheD family protein codes for MINRKGMHIANKWVKTVAALKDPAVAPHIPETRRMDRATLARMLDRYGMIYVKPVAGTFGRGVMRIERTPGRRLPYSCHAGLRKMRFSSVDKLYAHISRTKRKRPYLAQRGVHLLKTNGRRFDIRVMVQKNPAGAWEPTGVIARVAQRGKAVTNYHDGGTPVSLSRLLRPKLGPAGARQAEHRLKSLGLRSARALARAYPKINMVGADIGLDRALKPWIIELNTSPDPYLFRHLRDKSTHRKVMRYARALGRIPAARTAGRASARKTLARRMRRKR; via the coding sequence GTGATCAACCGCAAGGGCATGCATATCGCAAACAAATGGGTCAAGACGGTTGCGGCGCTAAAAGATCCTGCAGTCGCTCCTCACATCCCCGAGACGCGGCGAATGGATCGAGCGACACTCGCAAGAATGCTGGACCGTTACGGCATGATTTACGTGAAGCCCGTCGCTGGAACGTTCGGCCGCGGCGTCATGCGCATCGAACGGACGCCCGGGCGCCGGTTACCTTACAGTTGTCATGCGGGCTTGCGCAAAATGCGCTTTTCGTCCGTCGACAAACTATACGCTCACATCTCGCGGACCAAGCGTAAGCGTCCCTATCTCGCGCAGCGCGGCGTACATCTGCTCAAAACGAACGGCAGGCGATTCGACATCCGCGTCATGGTGCAAAAAAATCCGGCAGGCGCCTGGGAGCCGACCGGCGTCATTGCGCGGGTCGCCCAAAGAGGCAAAGCCGTCACGAATTATCATGACGGCGGCACCCCCGTATCCTTGAGCCGGCTGCTCCGGCCAAAACTCGGCCCAGCCGGTGCCAGGCAAGCCGAACACAGGCTGAAGTCGCTCGGGCTTCGCTCCGCCAGAGCGCTGGCGAGAGCCTATCCCAAGATCAACATGGTCGGGGCGGATATCGGGCTCGACCGCGCGCTCAAGCCATGGATCATCGAACTGAATACGTCGCCGGATCCATATCTATTCAGGCATTTGCGGGATAAATCCACGCATCGCAAAGTCATGCGTTACGCCAGGGCGCTCGGTCGCATACCCGCCGCTCGAACGGCCGGCCGCGCTAGTGCCCGCAAGACCCTTGCGAGACGGATGCGTCGCAAACGATAA
- a CDS encoding ATP-binding cassette domain-containing protein — translation MIRIENAHKRYRWRKVLDGVTFTADKGQITCLVGMNGAGKSTLLKAIMGLTPLSKGSIRVDGVGSKRELYEKVSFIPDHAAMPGGYRLEDGLAFMADFYRSWNDSRANELMTFFRLDRRERVGNLSKGTAAKYGLVLGLAADTEFVLMDEPFSGIDVFSREMIGEVFSSRLIEDRGVLVTTHEIDEVEYLLDRAILLKDGKVARDIDCEQVRDEQGKSVLDVMREVYRA, via the coding sequence ATGATTCGCATTGAAAATGCCCACAAGCGCTATCGCTGGCGCAAGGTGCTCGACGGCGTGACTTTCACGGCCGACAAAGGTCAGATCACCTGCCTCGTCGGGATGAACGGCGCGGGCAAGTCCACGCTGCTCAAGGCGATCATGGGGCTGACGCCTTTGTCCAAGGGAAGCATCCGCGTCGACGGCGTCGGCTCCAAGCGGGAGCTCTACGAGAAGGTCTCGTTTATTCCGGATCACGCAGCGATGCCGGGCGGCTACAGGCTCGAAGACGGGCTGGCTTTTATGGCGGATTTTTATAGAAGCTGGAACGATTCGCGCGCGAACGAGCTGATGACCTTCTTTCGACTCGATCGGCGCGAGCGCGTCGGCAATCTGTCCAAGGGGACGGCGGCCAAATACGGGCTGGTGCTCGGACTTGCAGCGGATACGGAGTTTGTGCTGATGGACGAGCCTTTTTCGGGGATCGACGTGTTCAGCCGGGAGATGATCGGCGAGGTATTCTCGAGCCGCCTGATCGAAGACCGCGGCGTGCTGGTGACGACGCACGAGATCGACGAGGTCGAATATTTGCTGGATCGCGCCATCCTGCTGAAGGACGGCAAGGTCGCCCGCGACATCGATTGCGAGCAGGTGCGAGACGAACAAGGCAAATCCGTGCTTGACGTGATGCGGGAGGTGTACCGGGCGTGA
- a CDS encoding GntR family transcriptional regulator — translation METAFNTRDPVYLQVVRLFKERIVTGRLAAGEAIPSRREIASLLKMNPNTAQRAYKEMEEQGLIVTEGNSPSRITKDEDVLRSIRSELLGEAVRTFIGSIRNMRVPLQEIVELVREEYESDADSRERTGGGGDA, via the coding sequence ATGGAGACGGCGTTCAACACGCGAGATCCGGTATACCTGCAAGTCGTCCGGCTGTTCAAGGAACGAATCGTTACGGGCCGACTGGCGGCAGGAGAGGCGATCCCGTCCAGAAGGGAGATCGCTTCTCTGCTCAAGATGAACCCGAATACGGCACAGCGAGCATATAAGGAAATGGAGGAACAAGGCTTGATCGTCACGGAAGGCAACTCGCCAAGCCGAATCACAAAGGATGAGGACGTGCTCCGCAGTATCCGGTCGGAGCTGCTGGGCGAAGCGGTCAGGACGTTTATAGGCTCGATCCGCAACATGCGGGTGCCGCTCCAGGAGATCGTGGAGCTGGTCAGGGAAGAATACGAGTCGGACGCAGACAGCCGCGAACGGACCGGCGGAGGTGGCGACGCATGA
- a CDS encoding RNA polymerase sigma factor: MIDTVIDVERLSDSVGRYSLSLVRSRSAAEDLAQESWSRALPALLEGGGHANPEALLMRVARNTWIDGLRRESRKAKLLQEMQPEKAANDRPLLALELAPVFAALNAQLPKLQRTVFLLRDVLDYSIKETAARLATSEGAVKAALVRARRSLSLVREALTREEGPALPADEGERIEAHLMADAYARGDIGTLVALANGEARMQARQLPLQGAASHAAVSLRALPPRAMMSFGMRQAA, from the coding sequence ATGATCGATACTGTCATAGACGTGGAGCGGCTGTCCGACAGCGTCGGAAGATACAGCCTGTCGCTCGTTCGCTCAAGGTCCGCGGCGGAGGACCTGGCGCAGGAGAGCTGGAGCCGCGCGCTGCCCGCTTTGCTTGAAGGCGGCGGGCATGCCAATCCGGAGGCGCTCCTGATGCGCGTCGCGAGGAATACATGGATCGACGGCTTGCGCCGCGAATCGCGCAAGGCAAAGCTTCTGCAGGAAATGCAGCCGGAGAAGGCAGCGAATGACCGTCCGCTGCTGGCGCTGGAGCTGGCGCCGGTGTTCGCCGCGCTGAATGCGCAATTGCCGAAGCTGCAGCGGACGGTATTTCTGCTGCGCGATGTCCTTGACTATTCGATCAAGGAGACCGCAGCCCGGCTCGCTACGTCCGAAGGGGCCGTCAAGGCCGCGCTTGTCCGCGCGCGCAGGTCGCTCTCGCTCGTCCGCGAAGCGCTCACGCGGGAGGAGGGACCGGCTCTTCCGGCGGACGAGGGCGAGCGGATCGAAGCCCATCTGATGGCGGATGCCTACGCGAGAGGGGACATCGGGACGCTGGTGGCGCTTGCGAACGGGGAGGCGCGCATGCAGGCGAGACAATTGCCGCTTCAGGGTGCGGCCTCGCACGCGGCCGTCAGCTTACGGGCGTTGCCGCCGAGAGCCATGATGTCGTTCGGCATGAGACAAGCGGCTTAG
- the clpP gene encoding ATP-dependent Clp endopeptidase proteolytic subunit ClpP has translation MLWPLADDYRCECPHHKRREEPAMNGYIPYVIDQTARGERSYDIYSRLLRDRIVFLGAAIDDTMANSIVAQMLFLAAEDPEKPISMYINSPGGSTTAGMAIYDTMQFIRPQVHTICTGMAASFAAILLLSGEKGKRFALPNSEIMIHQPHGGVQGQASDIAISAKRILLIRERLNQITSDRTGQPLERVEKDMDRDTFMSAEEAVAYGIVDSVIKTQS, from the coding sequence ATCCTTTGGCCGCTCGCGGACGATTACCGATGCGAATGTCCACACCACAAACGACGGGAGGAACCTGCAATGAACGGCTATATTCCTTATGTGATCGACCAGACGGCGCGCGGAGAGCGCTCGTACGACATTTATTCCAGGCTCTTAAGAGACCGCATCGTATTCCTGGGCGCTGCGATCGACGACACGATGGCCAACTCCATCGTCGCGCAGATGCTGTTCCTCGCTGCGGAGGATCCGGAGAAGCCGATCAGCATGTACATCAACAGTCCGGGCGGATCGACGACGGCGGGCATGGCGATCTACGACACGATGCAGTTCATCCGGCCGCAGGTTCATACCATTTGCACGGGGATGGCCGCATCGTTCGCGGCGATTCTGCTGCTGTCCGGCGAGAAAGGCAAGCGTTTCGCGCTCCCGAACAGCGAGATCATGATTCATCAGCCGCACGGCGGCGTGCAGGGCCAGGCAAGCGATATCGCCATCAGCGCGAAGCGCATTCTGCTGATCCGGGAACGGTTGAACCAAATTACCTCGGATCGCACGGGCCAGCCGCTGGAACGGGTGGAAAAGGACATGGACCGGGACACCTTCATGAGCGCCGAGGAAGCGGTGGCATACGGCATCGTGGACAGCGTCATCAAGACGCAGTCTTAA
- a CDS encoding DUF1697 domain-containing protein, translated as MTVHIALLRGINVGGNNKVKMAELKSACEQLGLEGVRTYIQSGNIVFRSDRSVKALREMLETLLRENFGVKKATVLLLTNAELQRLLRECPFSQAQIAAASQLYVNLLDMPPDAEQAARIGDLSADGEQCVIADRIIYLLLTPSILDSAFAILFQKMKLTLTARNWNTMNKLGELAAQTEQ; from the coding sequence ATGACCGTACATATCGCGCTGCTGCGCGGCATCAATGTCGGCGGCAACAACAAGGTGAAAATGGCCGAGCTCAAGTCGGCTTGCGAGCAGCTCGGACTCGAAGGCGTGCGCACATACATTCAGAGCGGCAATATCGTTTTTCGCTCGGATCGTTCCGTGAAAGCGCTGCGCGAGATGCTCGAGACGCTGCTGCGCGAAAATTTCGGCGTCAAAAAAGCGACAGTGCTCTTGCTGACGAATGCCGAGCTCCAGCGTTTGCTGCGCGAGTGCCCCTTCTCCCAAGCGCAGATCGCGGCTGCCAGCCAGCTTTACGTCAATCTCCTGGACATGCCGCCGGATGCCGAGCAGGCGGCTCGGATCGGAGATCTGTCCGCAGACGGCGAACAATGCGTCATTGCAGATCGGATCATTTACTTGCTGCTCACGCCAAGCATCCTCGATTCCGCATTTGCGATTTTGTTCCAGAAGATGAAACTGACTCTTACCGCGCGCAACTGGAACACGATGAACAAGCTGGGCGAGCTGGCGGCGCAGACGGAACAATGA
- a CDS encoding GAF domain-containing sensor histidine kinase: protein MKTDYVDVLSKISDRLYKSGMDVMHTASRMIPANTFCIATLDRVSTVVLNAFNRDKVILTEGLVVANEESYCALVTEKAKGPLVIENNMTHPLTKDMPATQFVGGCSFLGVPLLTPGGQIFGSLCAFDDQYYAFEERDVELLLSLSRFFTDVLSLDESVERLQAAQAQAMRVLEEKDNLLAVLSHEIRTPMNGVLGMANLLRSTTLTEEQQNYIAVIEDCGEGLLEMLNQILEHSKIQAGKMSVDIEPFNLVECAEQAIQIHAFEAGKKGIGLRLEIEDELLGNYEGDGLKIRQILINLISNAVKFTDSGEVLLSIEKEDKPVQDDKEWLAFNVRDTGTGIAPERKNQLFRSFSQVHDKSIKCNYGGIGLGLSICRQYAELMNGTVVLTDTGPDGSCFTLSVPLRSLKTRQTFNAG from the coding sequence ATGAAAACCGATTATGTAGACGTCCTGTCTAAAATTTCGGATCGATTATACAAATCGGGTATGGATGTCATGCATACGGCCAGCCGGATGATTCCTGCCAATACGTTTTGCATCGCAACGCTCGATCGCGTCTCCACCGTCGTGCTCAACGCCTTCAACCGGGACAAGGTAATCCTTACGGAAGGCCTTGTCGTGGCTAACGAGGAGTCATACTGTGCGTTGGTGACGGAAAAGGCCAAGGGACCGCTTGTCATCGAAAACAATATGACGCATCCGTTGACGAAGGATATGCCCGCGACGCAATTCGTAGGGGGCTGCTCCTTCCTCGGGGTGCCCTTGCTTACGCCTGGCGGACAGATTTTCGGGTCGCTATGCGCGTTTGACGATCAATATTATGCGTTCGAGGAACGGGATGTCGAGCTTCTGCTGTCCCTATCCCGCTTTTTCACGGACGTGCTGTCGCTGGACGAATCCGTCGAGCGGCTGCAGGCTGCGCAGGCGCAAGCGATGCGCGTGCTCGAAGAGAAGGATAATTTGCTTGCCGTGCTCAGCCACGAGATTCGTACGCCTATGAACGGCGTGCTCGGCATGGCGAATCTTCTGCGTTCGACGACGTTGACCGAGGAACAGCAGAACTACATCGCGGTGATCGAAGATTGCGGCGAAGGACTGCTGGAGATGTTGAACCAGATCCTGGAGCATTCCAAAATTCAAGCGGGGAAGATGAGCGTGGATATCGAACCCTTTAATCTCGTCGAATGCGCGGAACAGGCGATTCAGATTCATGCGTTCGAAGCCGGGAAGAAGGGAATCGGGCTGCGTCTTGAGATTGAAGACGAGCTGCTTGGAAACTACGAGGGTGACGGCTTGAAGATCAGGCAGATTCTCATCAACCTTATCAGCAACGCCGTCAAGTTCACCGACAGCGGCGAAGTGCTGCTATCGATCGAAAAAGAGGATAAGCCCGTCCAGGACGACAAGGAATGGCTAGCCTTCAACGTGCGCGATACGGGGACAGGCATTGCGCCCGAGCGCAAAAATCAGCTTTTCCGCTCCTTCTCTCAGGTCCACGACAAATCGATAAAATGCAACTACGGCGGCATCGGACTCGGATTATCGATCTGCCGCCAGTATGCCGAACTGATGAATGGTACCGTCGTGCTGACGGACACCGGTCCTGACGGTTCTTGCTTTACGCTGTCCGTTCCGCTGCGTTCTCTGAAGACCCGTCAGACGTTTAACGCAGGCTAG